In Thermotoga sp. KOL6, one genomic interval encodes:
- the cas5b gene encoding type I-B CRISPR-associated protein Cas5b: protein MEVIVFDVSGPFGLFRRGYTTTSSYTLPFPPRPTVLGLVGCILGYRDIQRLQNANVAVQIKSPLKFLRMGTNFVETKDRGSRVRISLQLLKEPLYRIFFSWEDEDFYRLENLLRNGETIFTPYLGVASFIVRRIDFVGRFKAVPVEPPCEVHTVARGDTKLVPEPGQFLVYEKVTRQMNENRELIESVVYVFKKDLSPLKVEGGEVWKVADQNIVWM from the coding sequence ATGGAAGTAATCGTTTTCGATGTATCTGGTCCTTTTGGACTTTTCAGGAGGGGGTATACCACCACCTCCTCCTATACTCTTCCCTTTCCTCCAAGGCCCACAGTGTTGGGCCTTGTAGGATGTATCCTTGGCTACAGGGACATTCAAAGGCTTCAGAATGCGAACGTGGCTGTTCAGATAAAAAGTCCTTTGAAATTTTTGAGAATGGGGACGAATTTTGTTGAAACAAAAGACAGAGGTAGTAGGGTCAGAATAAGCCTTCAGCTTCTGAAAGAACCCCTATACAGGATCTTCTTCAGTTGGGAAGATGAAGATTTTTACAGATTGGAAAATCTTCTCAGGAATGGAGAAACGATTTTTACTCCTTATTTGGGAGTGGCCAGCTTCATAGTTAGAAGAATCGATTTTGTGGGACGATTCAAAGCCGTTCCTGTTGAGCCCCCGTGTGAGGTTCACACTGTGGCGAGAGGAGATACGAAACTTGTACCAGAACCTGGGCAATTTTTGGTTTATGAGAAAGTTACAAGACAGATGAACGAGAACAGAGAATTGATTGAAAGTGTGGTTTATGTTTTTAAAAAGGATCTATCGCCTTTGAAGGTGGAAGGGGGAGAAGTATGGAAGGTAGCGGATCAGAACATTGTCTGGATGTGA
- a CDS encoding CRISPR-associated helicase/endonuclease Cas3, with protein sequence MEGSGSEHCLDVIRSHVDRKLVDHLKGVEKRALEKFERMNVPWKELFGFEKKTLRQFLSLIATSHDLGKATKYFQTYLDQGKGHPQKKNHSLLSALFFFHKSQGLPSKLRIFGFEIVRRHHGTFEGFLSEVNEIFLEDQLKSIPRDFLEKNGLGDFKLKETVQEVQRCMDEFSIFGDKNIADYFLLHIFMSILVSSDREDVVLRENPLPPLPPYDLTKIESYLSRMERKSKIDELRDAFQREIKEYKLESPGVYAISAPTGIGKTIGNLIFAGKLVSDKTTIIYSLPFINIIEQTVERIQDIFETNDPFFVMPFHHLAEQKFSEEYSEVEDLLIDLWHSRIVVTTFVSLLESLITFKKIPFFYKLPNSVLILDEVQAIPYEYWAIVENVLEFLSKLGTTIVLSTATKPALLKDAKEVLANKSFYFSKLNRVALRVENEMTFNEFKEFIEEKLKDGKKTLIITNTIREAEEVYDSLKEMGLGICFLSSRVVPKDRSKRIKKISEYDVCVSTQVVEAGVDISFERVIRDIAPIDSIVQASGRCNRHFEHERGEVIVVPVKDDRGIFFSKYVYGTFLTEVSKSFLERRKFMEEKDFLGMVEAYFEEIRRLGDPDKKDLLRHFRDLNFSKLKEFQLIAPEPTVPFLVLVDEGAESVYETFREEWEKISEKKSGKWEKFNLAKVFFKKLTPYIVNARVESDESYPEIFLGMIVIPKNLLRNWYDPIKGLRTKSSKEVVI encoded by the coding sequence ATGGAAGGTAGCGGATCAGAACATTGTCTGGATGTGATACGTTCACATGTTGATAGAAAACTCGTCGATCACCTGAAAGGTGTTGAAAAAAGAGCTTTAGAAAAGTTTGAAAGGATGAATGTACCTTGGAAAGAACTTTTTGGCTTCGAGAAGAAAACATTGAGACAATTCCTATCTCTTATTGCGACCTCTCATGATCTTGGAAAAGCTACCAAATATTTCCAAACATATTTGGATCAGGGAAAGGGACACCCGCAAAAGAAAAACCATTCGCTCTTATCTGCTCTTTTTTTCTTTCACAAATCACAAGGTCTTCCAAGCAAACTCAGAATATTCGGCTTTGAAATTGTAAGAAGACATCACGGAACTTTCGAGGGTTTTCTTTCAGAAGTGAATGAAATTTTTCTCGAGGATCAGTTGAAATCTATTCCGAGAGATTTTCTAGAAAAAAATGGGTTGGGCGATTTCAAGCTGAAGGAAACAGTGCAAGAAGTGCAAAGATGTATGGATGAGTTTTCCATCTTTGGAGACAAGAACATTGCAGATTACTTTCTCTTACATATTTTCATGTCCATACTCGTTTCTTCTGACAGGGAAGATGTTGTTTTAAGAGAAAACCCTCTTCCTCCCCTTCCTCCTTACGATCTCACAAAAATTGAAAGCTATTTATCTCGTATGGAGAGAAAAAGTAAAATAGACGAGCTCAGGGATGCTTTCCAGAGGGAAATAAAGGAGTATAAGTTAGAATCTCCAGGTGTGTACGCAATAAGTGCTCCAACAGGTATAGGAAAGACCATCGGGAATTTGATCTTTGCGGGTAAACTCGTGTCGGATAAGACCACCATAATCTACTCGTTGCCCTTTATCAACATAATCGAACAGACCGTGGAAAGGATTCAGGATATTTTTGAAACCAACGATCCTTTCTTTGTCATGCCGTTTCACCATCTGGCAGAACAAAAGTTTTCTGAAGAATATTCTGAAGTGGAAGACTTGTTGATCGATCTATGGCATTCGAGGATCGTAGTTACCACCTTTGTCTCCCTTCTTGAATCGCTGATCACTTTCAAAAAAATTCCATTTTTCTACAAATTACCAAATTCAGTTCTGATACTAGATGAAGTACAGGCCATTCCTTATGAGTACTGGGCTATTGTTGAGAATGTTTTGGAATTTCTCTCTAAGTTGGGAACTACCATTGTTCTCTCTACAGCAACGAAACCTGCTCTCTTGAAAGATGCAAAAGAGGTACTCGCGAATAAGTCCTTCTATTTTTCTAAACTGAACAGAGTCGCTCTCAGAGTGGAAAACGAAATGACTTTCAATGAATTTAAAGAATTCATCGAGGAAAAATTGAAAGATGGAAAGAAGACACTTATTATCACGAACACGATAAGGGAAGCAGAAGAAGTATACGATTCTCTGAAGGAAATGGGTTTAGGGATATGTTTCCTCTCTTCGAGAGTGGTACCCAAGGATCGTTCGAAACGTATTAAAAAAATAAGTGAATATGATGTTTGCGTTTCTACGCAAGTAGTTGAAGCAGGAGTCGATATCTCTTTTGAGAGAGTGATAAGAGATATTGCCCCCATCGATAGCATCGTTCAGGCTTCGGGGAGATGTAACAGACATTTTGAGCATGAAAGAGGGGAAGTGATAGTAGTTCCGGTAAAAGATGACAGAGGGATTTTCTTCTCCAAATACGTTTACGGCACCTTTTTGACGGAAGTTTCGAAGAGTTTTTTAGAACGAAGAAAATTCATGGAAGAGAAAGATTTTCTCGGGATGGTAGAAGCTTATTTTGAGGAAATAAGAAGATTAGGGGATCCAGACAAAAAAGACCTGTTGAGACATTTTCGAGACTTGAACTTTTCAAAGCTTAAGGAGTTTCAGCTTATTGCTCCAGAACCGACTGTTCCCTTCCTTGTCTTAGTTGATGAAGGCGCAGAAAGTGTATATGAAACCTTCAGAGAAGAATGGGAAAAAATATCAGAGAAAAAATCGGGAAAGTGGGAAAAATTCAATCTTGCTAAAGTGTTTTTCAAGAAATTGACACCTTACATAGTGAACGCTCGTGTTGAAAGCGATGAGTCATATCCCGAAATTTTCCTCGGTATGATCGTTATTCCGAAGAACCTTTTACGAAACTGGTATGACCCTATCAAAGGCTTGAGAACGAAGAGTTCCAAGGAAGTGGTAATTTGA
- the cas4 gene encoding CRISPR-associated protein Cas4, translated as MISGTIILSYVNCERQAWLMSRNVVPDQSNPYLELGRFIHEEYNSGLTLPGMKVDVLFEKNGMRIVGEVKKSSASVKGARYQLLYYLMRLEEEGLKARGEIIIPNEDKRIPVELDEESRKELRNIIVQIHEVLSKDIPPSPSRKSICRKCGYELFCFS; from the coding sequence TTGATCTCAGGGACAATCATATTAAGTTATGTGAACTGCGAAAGACAAGCTTGGCTCATGTCGAGAAATGTTGTTCCAGATCAGAGTAATCCCTATTTGGAACTAGGAAGATTTATCCATGAAGAATACAATTCTGGTCTCACACTTCCAGGAATGAAAGTAGATGTTCTCTTTGAGAAGAATGGCATGAGGATCGTTGGAGAAGTTAAAAAGTCTTCTGCATCTGTGAAAGGAGCAAGATACCAGCTTCTTTATTACTTAATGAGGCTCGAAGAGGAAGGTCTGAAAGCCAGAGGAGAAATCATTATTCCCAACGAAGACAAGAGAATACCTGTTGAGTTAGACGAAGAAAGCAGGAAAGAACTAAGGAACATCATTGTTCAAATTCATGAAGTTCTGTCGAAGGATATCCCACCGTCTCCTTCCAGGAAGAGTATCTGCAGAAAGTGTGGATACGAGCTTTTTTGTTTTTCATGA
- the cas1b gene encoding type I-B CRISPR-associated endonuclease Cas1b, protein MESVYIFSSGRLRRKSNTLCVESEGGKKYIPVENILDIKIFGEVDFNKRLLEFLTQKRIILHFFNREGYYVGTYYPREFLNSGFLILRQVEHFLDHKKRISIARSIVMGSLNSMMSFLKDNKVEYRKLKELSENLESVNTVEQLMAIEGNAREEYYSLLDSLVDEEAFRIKKRTRRPPQNYANTLLSFGNSLLYTTVLSLIYQTHLDPRVGYLHETNFRRFTLNLDVAELFKPLIIDKIVISMIRLKRIQKRHFNKISNGLMLNDEGKKLFLSEYEKFLRKTVHHKKMNRYVSFRGLIKMELHRLEKHLVGEQNYSAFSTSMWS, encoded by the coding sequence ATGGAGAGTGTTTATATTTTTTCAAGTGGAAGATTGAGGAGAAAGTCGAACACCCTATGTGTGGAAAGCGAAGGGGGAAAAAAATATATTCCCGTTGAGAATATCTTGGATATAAAGATTTTCGGTGAAGTGGACTTCAACAAAAGATTACTAGAGTTTCTTACACAGAAAAGAATCATTCTTCACTTTTTTAACAGAGAAGGTTATTATGTTGGCACTTACTATCCAAGGGAGTTTCTCAACAGTGGATTTCTCATACTGAGGCAGGTTGAGCACTTTCTCGATCATAAAAAAAGAATATCCATTGCTAGGAGTATAGTAATGGGTTCTTTAAATTCGATGATGAGTTTTTTGAAAGATAATAAAGTTGAGTATCGAAAATTAAAAGAGCTTTCAGAGAATCTAGAGAGTGTTAACACAGTTGAACAGCTCATGGCCATCGAAGGCAATGCAAGGGAAGAGTACTACAGCTTACTTGACAGTCTTGTAGACGAAGAAGCGTTCAGAATCAAAAAACGAACGAGAAGGCCTCCCCAGAACTATGCAAACACGTTATTAAGCTTTGGAAACTCTCTTTTGTATACAACCGTACTGAGTTTGATTTATCAAACTCATCTCGATCCAAGAGTAGGATACTTACACGAAACGAATTTTAGAAGATTCACTTTGAATCTTGACGTCGCAGAACTCTTTAAACCTCTGATAATAGACAAGATTGTAATATCGATGATTCGATTGAAAAGGATTCAAAAAAGGCATTTCAACAAGATATCAAATGGTTTGATGTTGAACGATGAGGGAAAAAAACTTTTCCTATCGGAATACGAGAAATTCTTGAGAAAAACAGTTCATCATAAGAAAATGAACCGTTATGTGTCTTTCAGAGGTCTGATCAAAATGGAACTTCACAGATTGGAGAAGCATCTCGTAGGAGAGCAGAATTACTCGGCTTTTTCAACTTCAATGTGGAGTTGA
- the cas2 gene encoding CRISPR-associated endonuclease Cas2 produces the protein MYIIMVYDVNEKRVAKILKVARKYLNWVQNSVLEGEISPGKFEKLKMEVKRLIDKNEDSVRFYITDSSKFFKLEKMGRDKSEIGIFY, from the coding sequence ATGTACATAATTATGGTTTATGACGTGAACGAAAAAAGGGTGGCAAAAATTCTTAAAGTTGCTAGGAAGTATTTAAACTGGGTTCAAAACTCCGTCCTCGAAGGAGAGATCTCTCCGGGAAAATTCGAGAAATTAAAGATGGAAGTAAAACGTCTTATTGACAAAAACGAAGATTCCGTTAGATTTTACATTACGGACTCTTCGAAATTTTTCAAACTGGAGAAGATGGGGCGGGACAAATCGGAGATCGGTATCTTCTATTAA
- a CDS encoding sigma-54 dependent transcriptional regulator, whose translation MSRKKSKVGIRIYMNDKELENVVKEIVVNLTVNVAKELEKPELANAEILENLDQRVDKTLLIVDNIEFLDSLNKKDVDKILFFVEKSVPSSVIDKLLDFPIAGVFSKKNFTVEYEEKGRFEAKVKETIRELIMEDSNEKDLRKRIDWKYKDVMSKKKEGKIKEKFVSLFLDPSMQKTAEKIRYIVSELKRIYKEIEMVEVLKERLEILKKWKSSNKHNWNDFKKIEEKFKDRGFRVVPSILIEGPTGSGKSLLARIIAESLFETARRFIKELDFNEFFSRVSVLNVEEWVETELFGSSEGSYTDAKDYPGIFLSKAGGVVFLDEIAEIDSKTQAKLLLYLDDWRVRPVGLLETFLAPTVVIAATNKDLLEAIDKKLFRADLYRRFLFRIKLPSLNERKSDFRLLISFVLTTSPHNTGEVEYISLKAIEKLEKHDYPGNFRELEEILNNALIKAKMAKRNIILERDLEI comes from the coding sequence TTGTCAAGAAAAAAATCGAAAGTGGGTATTCGAATCTACATGAATGACAAAGAGTTGGAAAACGTGGTGAAAGAAATCGTGGTGAATCTTACGGTTAATGTTGCAAAAGAGCTTGAAAAACCAGAACTTGCAAACGCGGAAATTCTAGAAAACCTTGATCAAAGAGTGGATAAAACACTTTTGATAGTTGATAATATCGAATTTTTAGATTCTTTGAATAAAAAAGATGTAGACAAAATTTTGTTCTTCGTTGAGAAATCTGTCCCCTCCTCGGTTATAGACAAACTACTTGATTTTCCAATAGCTGGAGTTTTTTCCAAGAAAAACTTCACAGTGGAGTACGAAGAAAAAGGACGATTTGAAGCAAAAGTAAAAGAAACTATAAGAGAACTCATTATGGAAGACTCCAATGAGAAGGATCTGAGGAAGAGGATAGATTGGAAATACAAAGATGTAATGAGCAAGAAGAAAGAAGGAAAAATAAAAGAGAAATTCGTGAGTCTCTTTCTAGATCCGTCCATGCAAAAAACGGCAGAGAAAATTAGATACATCGTCTCGGAGTTGAAAAGAATCTACAAAGAGATAGAAATGGTCGAAGTGTTAAAAGAGCGCTTGGAAATATTGAAAAAATGGAAATCTTCTAACAAACATAATTGGAACGACTTCAAAAAAATCGAAGAAAAATTCAAGGATAGAGGCTTCAGAGTCGTACCTTCTATTTTGATAGAAGGACCAACTGGATCAGGAAAGAGTCTTCTCGCAAGAATAATAGCGGAAAGTTTGTTCGAAACGGCCAGAAGATTCATCAAAGAACTAGATTTCAACGAGTTTTTCTCAAGGGTTTCTGTATTGAACGTGGAAGAATGGGTTGAAACTGAGCTTTTTGGTTCCTCCGAAGGATCGTATACAGATGCCAAAGACTATCCAGGGATATTTTTAAGCAAGGCAGGAGGCGTTGTCTTCTTAGATGAGATCGCGGAGATAGACTCAAAAACTCAAGCAAAGTTGCTCCTTTACCTTGACGACTGGAGAGTGAGACCCGTTGGTCTGTTAGAAACTTTCCTTGCTCCAACCGTAGTCATAGCTGCAACAAACAAAGATCTTTTGGAAGCAATCGATAAAAAATTGTTCAGAGCAGATCTTTACAGGAGATTTCTCTTCAGAATAAAATTGCCCTCTTTGAATGAAAGAAAATCTGATTTCAGACTGTTGATCAGTTTCGTTTTGACCACTTCTCCACACAATACCGGCGAAGTTGAATATATAAGCTTGAAAGCAATCGAGAAATTAGAAAAACACGACTATCCCGGCAACTTCAGGGAGCTTGAGGAAATTCTGAACAACGCCCTTATAAAAGCAAAAATGGCCAAGAGAAACATCATTCTTGAACGTGATCTCGAAATTTAA